The following coding sequences lie in one Synechococcus sp. MW101C3 genomic window:
- a CDS encoding Coq4 family protein — protein MATTLWQSTAHAAAAPDTGATSAATLADGPAVPAPVAPDPLFRILGTMLAMSGGDTSLELVGVLTDGLLDTPSYALAAQHLRHDPGCAALIDARWVPGPHDLDRLAALPVGSLGHAYAASLTRLGYDPDLHAGMEAGSEATYVEVRLSQTHDLWHVLTGFDTSLLGEIGLQAFHLGQFPYPLGAMLTAQALQSITLFDPEQLPALVLAIHTGLQMGQQARPLFAQRWEEGWAKPLQQWRQELNLTPVQEWAGQP, from the coding sequence ATGGCCACCACCCTCTGGCAGTCCACCGCTCACGCCGCTGCTGCCCCGGACACGGGCGCCACCAGCGCCGCAACACTCGCGGACGGCCCCGCCGTCCCGGCCCCGGTCGCCCCCGACCCCCTCTTCCGCATCCTCGGCACCATGCTCGCGATGAGCGGCGGTGACACCAGCCTGGAGCTGGTGGGCGTGCTCACCGACGGGCTGCTCGACACCCCCTCCTACGCACTGGCGGCGCAGCACCTGCGCCACGATCCCGGCTGCGCCGCCCTCATCGACGCCCGCTGGGTGCCGGGTCCGCATGACCTCGATCGGCTGGCGGCCCTGCCGGTGGGCTCGCTCGGCCATGCCTATGCCGCCAGCCTCACCCGGCTCGGCTACGACCCCGACCTGCACGCCGGCATGGAGGCCGGCAGCGAGGCGACCTACGTGGAGGTGCGGCTCAGCCAGACCCACGACCTCTGGCATGTGCTCACCGGCTTCGACACCTCGCTGCTTGGCGAGATCGGCCTGCAGGCCTTTCACCTCGGCCAGTTCCCCTATCCCCTGGGCGCCATGCTCACGGCCCAGGCGCTGCAGTCGATCACGCTGTTCGACCCCGAACAGCTGCCGGCACTGGTGCTGGCCATCCACACCGGGCTGCAGATGGGCCAGCAGGCCCGGCCCCTGTTCGCCCAGCGTTGGGAGGAGGGCTGGGCGAAGCCCCTGCAGCAGTGGCGCCAGGAGCTGAACCTCACGCCCGTGCAGGAGTGGGCCGGGCAGCCATGA
- a CDS encoding TetR/AcrR family transcriptional regulator yields the protein MTQRSTPAQVSTTGLRRQPRQARSQERVRRILEAAEALFVAEGVASTTTNAIAAHAGVPIGSLYQFFPDKAAILRSLARGYGEQLHRELAAFEESEASALPLDAYIEAMVSLTDRFFTSHPGYQAIFNEAQSATADLLAIEEEADVRLVADWSAALIARVGAEGCVLSEDDARTMAYVLVKTVGNLLWLSLAKAPPFRAQLLQETVQLAVAYLRRRMTTGRGPGEAASG from the coding sequence ATGACGCAGCGCTCCACCCCCGCGCAGGTCTCCACCACCGGCCTGCGCCGCCAGCCCCGCCAGGCCCGCAGCCAGGAGCGGGTGCGGCGGATCCTGGAGGCGGCCGAGGCCTTGTTCGTGGCCGAGGGCGTGGCCAGCACCACCACCAACGCGATCGCGGCGCATGCCGGCGTGCCGATCGGCTCCCTCTATCAGTTCTTCCCCGACAAGGCGGCGATCCTGCGCAGCCTGGCCCGCGGCTACGGCGAGCAGCTGCACAGGGAGCTGGCCGCCTTTGAGGAGAGCGAAGCCTCTGCGCTGCCGCTCGACGCCTACATCGAAGCGATGGTGTCGCTCACCGATCGCTTCTTCACAAGCCACCCCGGCTATCAGGCGATCTTCAATGAGGCGCAGAGCGCCACCGCCGATCTGCTGGCGATCGAGGAGGAGGCTGATGTGCGCCTGGTGGCGGATTGGTCGGCGGCCCTGATCGCCCGCGTGGGCGCTGAAGGCTGTGTGCTCAGCGAGGACGACGCACGCACGATGGCCTACGTGCTGGTGAAGACGGTGGGCAATCTGCTTTGGCTGTCACTGGCGAAGGCGCCGCCGTTCCGCGCGCAGTTGCTGCAGGAAACGGTGCAGTTGGCGGTGGCTTACCTGCGCCGCCGCATGACCACCGGCCGCGGCCCAGGTGAGGCGGCCTCAGGCTGA
- a CDS encoding PPC domain-containing DNA-binding protein: MSYLPLRLPPGEDLRHALEATATAPGSGSFVVSGIGSLWHPRLRFAAAEAETQLEGAFEILSLSGSITAEGAHLHIAVADGQGQVIGGHLCYGSRVRTTAEILTVRPEGWQLRRLHDAATGYLELQVQALPGDMGPTGAQPAAAGSA; the protein is encoded by the coding sequence GTGTCCTACCTGCCGCTGCGGCTGCCTCCCGGTGAGGATCTTCGCCATGCCCTGGAAGCCACAGCCACGGCACCAGGCAGCGGTTCATTCGTTGTTTCCGGCATCGGCAGCCTCTGGCATCCCAGGCTCCGCTTCGCCGCCGCTGAAGCGGAAACCCAGCTCGAAGGGGCGTTCGAAATCCTGTCGCTCTCAGGGTCGATCACCGCAGAAGGCGCCCATCTGCACATCGCCGTGGCCGATGGCCAGGGGCAGGTGATCGGCGGCCACCTCTGCTACGGCAGCCGCGTGCGCACCACAGCCGAAATCCTGACGGTCCGCCCCGAAGGCTGGCAGCTGCGCCGCCTTCACGATGCCGCCACCGGCTACCTGGAACTCCAGGTGCAGGCGCTGCCGGGCGACATGGGGCCCACCGGCGCGCAACCCGCCGCTGCGGGTTCAGCCTGA
- a CDS encoding GGDEF domain-containing protein — MRQLIQSLGTFPTVLIVTTFSVVCSVALTSTLCFFEQCEAPRIAVATAIAIPAMVAPLATWPLVDLVMQIDSLEKEMRAMATFDQLTGLLTRQAIFDQIQQVMHLAEREQRHVSLLALDLDRFKDINDTHGHAGGDEVLKSFAITVKAVLRKSDYLGRIGGEEFIIFLPNTSEEAALALSERLHQAIRESLVAYEQSSIRYSASIGLVSMVPSAEISLEEILKRADDLLYLAKRQGRDCTVSYNDGKPG; from the coding sequence ATGAGGCAGCTGATCCAGAGCCTCGGCACCTTTCCCACGGTGCTGATCGTCACCACCTTTTCGGTTGTTTGCTCCGTAGCGCTCACCTCAACTCTCTGCTTCTTCGAGCAATGTGAGGCCCCGCGAATCGCCGTTGCCACTGCCATCGCCATTCCTGCGATGGTCGCGCCGCTGGCTACCTGGCCGCTGGTGGACCTGGTGATGCAGATCGATAGCCTCGAGAAGGAAATGCGCGCGATGGCCACCTTCGACCAGCTGACGGGATTGCTGACGCGGCAGGCCATCTTTGATCAGATCCAGCAAGTGATGCACCTGGCCGAGCGCGAGCAGCGCCATGTTTCCTTGCTTGCGTTGGATCTCGATCGTTTCAAGGACATCAACGACACCCACGGCCATGCTGGCGGCGATGAAGTGCTCAAGAGCTTTGCGATCACGGTGAAAGCGGTTCTGCGCAAGAGCGACTATCTCGGCCGCATCGGCGGCGAAGAATTCATCATCTTTCTTCCCAATACCTCAGAGGAGGCTGCGCTCGCACTCTCAGAGCGGCTGCATCAGGCGATCCGGGAGTCTCTGGTGGCCTATGAACAATCCTCCATTCGCTATTCAGCGAGCATCGGCCTGGTTTCCATGGTGCCCTCTGCCGAGATCAGCCTTGAGGAGATTCTCAAGCGAGCCGATGATCTTCTTTACCTTGCCAAACGGCAAGGCAGAGATTGCACCGTTTCCTACAACGATGGAAAACCAGGCTGA
- a CDS encoding DUF1993 family protein — protein MDLTLHQASVPPLRRALTNLIHLLEKALAHARVQGFDSAVLLTSRLYPDMFPLARQVQIASDVARRGVARLAGLEAPPMADNEESLEALIERLRESIAYLDGFSAEQIDGGEERPITVPIGKGETITMAGWPFLSAFVLPNVYFHTTTTYAILRHNGVVIGKRDFLGAP, from the coding sequence ATGGACCTGACCCTTCACCAGGCGTCCGTGCCGCCGCTGCGGCGCGCCCTCACCAACCTGATCCACCTGCTGGAGAAGGCCCTCGCGCATGCCCGGGTGCAGGGGTTCGACTCCGCCGTGCTGCTCACCAGCCGTCTCTACCCCGACATGTTCCCCCTGGCGCGCCAGGTGCAGATCGCCAGCGACGTGGCCCGCCGCGGCGTGGCCCGGCTGGCCGGCCTGGAGGCGCCGCCGATGGCGGACAATGAGGAGAGCCTGGAGGCGCTGATCGAACGCCTGCGGGAATCGATCGCCTATCTCGACGGCTTCAGCGCCGAGCAGATCGATGGGGGCGAAGAGCGCCCGATCACCGTGCCGATCGGCAAGGGTGAAACGATCACGATGGCGGGCTGGCCGTTCCTTTCAGCCTTTGTTCTGCCCAACGTCTACTTCCACACCACCACCACGTACGCGATCCTGCGCCACAACGGCGTGGTGATCGGCAAGCGCGATTTCCTCGGGGCCCCCTGA
- a CDS encoding SWIM zinc finger family protein, producing MTSTSPTIVSTHFGQQPWWVEQWMELINSYRYKKRLERAWAYARSGNVLSILFEGKRVKALVQGTEAEPYKVKLWLDTLSDEDWGYVLEALGQKARWSAQLLAGVMPQDIERAFAASGKRLFPFKLQEVRCDCSCPDKAAPCKHVSAVYYLMGDRFSEDPFVLFQMRGRSRSQLLADLATQRRRQLAASATEAAPAAAPHPVHPAVIDPTRWWSYTAALDPDLVVITPAMEGDMGLDEAGELPLAAEPRFPDSNRLFTERLRSQGIAIGQQAMARAMSAGAGDGASNGA from the coding sequence ATGACGAGCACCTCGCCCACCATCGTCAGCACCCACTTCGGCCAGCAGCCCTGGTGGGTGGAGCAGTGGATGGAACTGATCAACTCCTACCGCTACAAGAAACGGCTGGAGCGTGCCTGGGCCTACGCCCGCTCCGGCAACGTGCTGTCGATCCTGTTTGAAGGGAAGCGGGTGAAAGCCCTGGTGCAGGGCACCGAAGCCGAGCCGTACAAGGTGAAGCTCTGGCTCGACACCCTCTCCGATGAAGACTGGGGCTATGTGCTGGAGGCGCTCGGTCAGAAGGCGCGCTGGTCGGCGCAGCTGCTGGCTGGGGTGATGCCGCAGGACATCGAGCGGGCCTTCGCCGCCAGCGGCAAACGGCTGTTCCCCTTCAAGCTGCAGGAGGTGCGCTGCGATTGCAGCTGCCCCGACAAGGCTGCCCCCTGCAAACACGTCAGCGCTGTCTATTACCTGATGGGGGATCGCTTCAGCGAAGACCCCTTCGTGCTGTTCCAGATGCGCGGCCGCAGCCGCAGCCAGCTGCTTGCTGATCTGGCCACCCAACGCCGCCGGCAGCTGGCGGCGTCTGCCACTGAAGCGGCGCCTGCCGCCGCACCCCACCCGGTCCATCCGGCCGTGATCGATCCCACCCGCTGGTGGAGCTACACCGCCGCCCTCGACCCCGATCTGGTGGTGATCACCCCGGCGATGGAGGGGGACATGGGCCTCGATGAGGCTGGTGAACTGCCGCTGGCCGCCGAGCCCCGCTTCCCCGACTCCAACCGCCTGTTCACCGAGCGGCTGCGCAGCCAGGGCATCGCCATCGGCCAGCAGGCCATGGCCCGCGCCATGAGTGCCGGGGCCGGCGATGGCGCCAGCAACGGTGCCTGA
- a CDS encoding MEKHLA domain-containing protein → MAPATVPEAERPAEAPWLTPACQARAALLLASHQLAFGRPLLALVAGPTQLAAAGDARHQAQELFAAPLVVLAHDDGLAGGTTAPADPRLIYANAAALRLWRRPWAAMVGLPSRLTAEPSEREGRERLLALARHRQAISGYRGVRIDSRGRRFVIDGARLWTLRDADGRDHGQAAAFSHWWWL, encoded by the coding sequence ATGGCGCCAGCAACGGTGCCTGAGGCCGAACGGCCCGCAGAGGCCCCCTGGCTGACGCCGGCGTGCCAGGCCCGGGCCGCCCTGCTGCTCGCTTCCCATCAGCTGGCCTTCGGTCGTCCGCTGCTGGCGCTGGTGGCCGGCCCCACCCAGCTGGCGGCGGCCGGTGATGCACGCCATCAGGCGCAGGAGCTGTTCGCTGCCCCCCTGGTGGTGCTCGCCCACGACGATGGCCTGGCCGGTGGCACCACGGCGCCGGCCGATCCCCGCCTGATCTATGCCAATGCCGCCGCGTTGCGGCTGTGGCGCCGGCCCTGGGCGGCGATGGTGGGTCTGCCGTCGCGGCTCACTGCCGAACCCTCCGAGCGTGAGGGGCGGGAGCGGTTGCTGGCGCTGGCGCGGCACCGCCAGGCGATCAGCGGCTACCGCGGCGTGCGCATCGACAGCCGCGGCCGCCGCTTCGTGATCGATGGCGCCCGCCTCTGGACCCTGCGGGATGCCGATGGCCGCGACCACGGCCAGGCGGCGGCCTTCAGCCACTGGTGGTGGCTCTGA
- a CDS encoding Hsp20/alpha crystallin family protein, with the protein MLTLRQSPFDLFERLEQQVLQAERVPAAEVHENDQAYTIVLELPGVDKGSIDVKATDRTLLVSAERRSDRHPPARAQADANSPASDTAAAPAAATPPAAKASARLAPLHSEFRYGTWSRSFTFPGGLQREGLEAHYRDGLLTITAPKAQTVTTVNVKVEG; encoded by the coding sequence ATGCTGACCCTGCGCCAATCCCCCTTTGATCTGTTCGAGCGGCTGGAGCAGCAAGTGCTTCAGGCTGAGCGCGTGCCTGCCGCCGAAGTGCACGAGAACGATCAGGCTTACACCATCGTTCTTGAGCTGCCCGGTGTCGACAAAGGCTCGATCGATGTCAAAGCCACCGACCGCACCCTGCTGGTCAGCGCCGAACGCCGCAGCGATCGCCACCCCCCCGCACGGGCTCAGGCCGATGCCAACAGCCCTGCCTCGGACACGGCCGCCGCACCTGCAGCAGCCACGCCCCCAGCCGCCAAGGCGTCCGCCCGCCTGGCTCCGCTGCACAGCGAGTTCCGCTACGGCACCTGGAGCCGCAGCTTCACCTTCCCCGGCGGCCTGCAACGGGAAGGCCTCGAAGCCCACTACCGCGATGGTCTGCTCACGATCACCGCGCCGAAGGCCCAGACGGTCACCACGGTGAACGTCAAGGTGGAAGGCTGA
- a CDS encoding nitrate ABC transporter ATP-binding protein (This model describes the ATP binding subunits of ATP-binding cassette (ABC) transporters for nitrate transport, or for bicarbonate transport, in bacteria and archaea.): protein MSTLTQPPLPGVSLPPAEAFLRFENVSKVYPTAKGPYPVLDGVDLNINQGEFMCVIGHSGCGKSTLLNMVSGFATPTEGRVVLHGNPITRPGPDRMVVFQGYALLPWMTAYDNVYLAVESVRPELSEREKREITREHLAMVGLSEAAEKKITQLSGGMKQRVAIARALSIRPEVLILDEPFGALDAITKEELQEELLTIWNTQKCTVLMITHDIDEALFLADRLVMMTNGPAAKIGEIMEINFPRPRNREEIMEDPLYYDLRNQALDFLYSRFAHDDTE from the coding sequence ATGTCCACCCTGACCCAGCCGCCCCTACCAGGGGTTTCACTCCCACCGGCGGAAGCCTTCCTGCGCTTCGAGAACGTCAGCAAGGTCTACCCCACCGCCAAGGGGCCCTATCCGGTGCTCGATGGCGTCGACCTGAACATCAACCAGGGCGAGTTCATGTGCGTGATCGGCCACTCCGGTTGCGGCAAATCCACCCTGCTCAACATGGTGTCGGGCTTCGCCACTCCCACGGAGGGCCGCGTGGTGCTGCATGGCAACCCGATCACCAGACCCGGCCCGGATCGGATGGTGGTGTTTCAGGGCTATGCCCTGCTGCCCTGGATGACGGCCTACGACAATGTGTACCTGGCGGTGGAGTCGGTGAGGCCGGAACTCTCGGAGCGCGAGAAGCGCGAGATCACCCGCGAGCACCTGGCCATGGTGGGGCTCAGCGAGGCGGCCGAGAAGAAGATCACCCAGCTCTCGGGTGGCATGAAGCAGCGGGTGGCGATCGCCAGGGCGCTGTCGATCCGCCCGGAGGTGCTGATTCTCGATGAACCGTTCGGCGCCCTCGATGCCATCACCAAAGAGGAGTTGCAGGAGGAGCTGCTCACGATCTGGAACACCCAGAAGTGCACAGTGCTGATGATCACCCACGACATCGACGAAGCGCTGTTCCTCGCCGATCGCCTCGTGATGATGACCAACGGCCCGGCCGCCAAGATTGGCGAAATCATGGAGATCAACTTTCCAAGGCCCCGCAACCGCGAGGAAATCATGGAGGATCCCCTCTATTACGACCTGCGCAATCAGGCGCTCGATTTCCTCTACAGCCGCTTCGCCCACGACGACACGGAGTGA
- a CDS encoding nitrate ABC transporter ATP-binding protein (This model describes the ATP binding subunits of ATP-binding cassette (ABC) transporters for nitrate transport, or for bicarbonate transport, in bacteria and archaea.), whose product MTTQAAPSLVDVRTIDKSFALKGGGTYLALQGIDLAIRKGEFISLIGHSGCGKSTLLNMIAGLDLPSEGVVLLEGEAVKRPGPDKMVVFQNYSLLPWLTVRQNIALAVDEVMGDLPRAERDAVVQEHIEMVGLGPAVDKLPQQLSGGMRQRVSIARALAIRPKLLLLDEPFGALDALTRGNLQEKLMQICNEHELTAVMVTHDVDEAVLLSDRIVMLTNGPGSNIGGILEVDIPRPRARLEVVHHPSYYSLRSEIIYFLNRQKRVKQWRARPHQVVARHGLEKVNLDLGFLPLAASAPLAVAEAHGLFTKHGLDEVSLIRETSWRGIVDGLVDGTLDASLMPAGMPTWMTAGGHVGAQGGAPLPVVTALTLSRNGNGITLASRLAEQGVQTVEDYHAYLKSHEREPHTLGIVHAASMHNLLLRYWLAANGIDPDKDVHLQALPPAQMLADLKDGSLDGYCVGAPWLDRAIQGGHGFQVAGDLAIWPGHPGKVLGVREDWATAYPNTHIALVKALLEACQYCADPAHWGELSELLSDRRYLGIKPELIRFSEASEGVDRSGPECQEATPHHLFSGAGVNRPSRTEHLWMMTQMARWGDIPLPRNWVEILERVCQVGVYSTAARELGLEAISYQRHDIALFDGQPFNADDPIGYLNAQTIKRDFSIAEIPLAPPRRS is encoded by the coding sequence ATGACCACCCAAGCGGCGCCCTCCCTGGTGGATGTGCGCACCATCGACAAGAGCTTCGCCCTCAAGGGCGGCGGCACCTACCTGGCCCTGCAGGGCATCGACCTGGCGATCCGCAAGGGTGAATTCATCTCGCTGATCGGCCACTCCGGCTGTGGCAAATCCACCCTGTTGAACATGATCGCAGGCCTGGATCTTCCCAGCGAAGGTGTGGTGCTGCTTGAGGGGGAGGCGGTGAAGCGCCCCGGCCCCGACAAGATGGTGGTGTTCCAGAACTATTCGCTGCTCCCCTGGCTCACCGTGCGCCAGAACATCGCCCTGGCGGTGGATGAGGTGATGGGCGATCTGCCCAGGGCCGAACGCGACGCCGTGGTGCAGGAGCATATCGAGATGGTGGGGCTGGGCCCTGCGGTCGACAAGTTGCCCCAGCAACTCTCCGGCGGCATGCGCCAGCGGGTATCGATCGCCCGCGCCCTGGCGATCCGCCCCAAGCTGCTGCTGCTTGATGAACCCTTCGGCGCCCTCGATGCGCTCACCCGGGGCAATCTGCAGGAGAAGCTGATGCAGATCTGCAACGAGCACGAGCTCACGGCGGTGATGGTCACCCACGACGTGGACGAGGCGGTGCTCCTCTCCGACCGCATCGTGATGCTCACCAACGGGCCTGGCTCGAACATCGGCGGCATCCTCGAGGTGGACATCCCCCGACCACGGGCACGGCTGGAAGTGGTGCACCACCCCAGCTACTACAGCCTGCGCTCCGAGATCATCTACTTCCTCAATCGTCAGAAGCGGGTGAAGCAGTGGCGGGCCCGCCCCCACCAGGTGGTGGCCCGTCATGGCCTCGAGAAGGTGAACCTGGATCTGGGCTTTCTGCCCCTGGCGGCCAGCGCACCCCTGGCGGTGGCCGAGGCCCATGGCCTGTTCACCAAGCACGGCCTCGACGAGGTGAGCCTCATCCGCGAAACCAGCTGGCGCGGCATCGTCGATGGGCTGGTGGACGGCACCCTCGATGCCTCACTGATGCCTGCCGGCATGCCCACCTGGATGACAGCCGGCGGTCATGTCGGCGCCCAGGGCGGTGCTCCCCTACCGGTCGTGACCGCCCTCACGCTCAGCCGCAACGGCAACGGCATCACCCTGGCCAGCCGCCTGGCTGAGCAGGGGGTGCAGACCGTGGAGGACTACCACGCCTATCTCAAGAGCCACGAACGCGAACCCCACACCCTGGGGATCGTGCATGCCGCCTCGATGCACAACCTGCTGCTGCGTTACTGGCTGGCGGCCAACGGCATCGACCCCGACAAGGACGTGCACCTGCAGGCCCTGCCGCCGGCCCAGATGCTGGCCGACCTCAAGGACGGCAGCCTCGACGGCTACTGCGTGGGGGCTCCCTGGCTGGACCGGGCGATCCAGGGCGGCCATGGTTTCCAGGTGGCAGGGGATCTGGCGATCTGGCCCGGCCATCCCGGCAAGGTGCTGGGGGTGCGCGAAGACTGGGCCACGGCCTATCCGAACACCCACATCGCACTCGTCAAGGCGCTGCTGGAGGCCTGCCAGTACTGCGCCGATCCGGCCCACTGGGGCGAGCTCAGCGAGCTGCTGAGTGATCGCCGCTACCTGGGCATCAAGCCGGAGCTGATCCGCTTCAGCGAAGCCAGCGAGGGCGTCGATCGCTCAGGGCCCGAATGCCAGGAGGCCACGCCCCACCACCTGTTCTCCGGCGCAGGGGTGAACCGGCCGAGCCGCACCGAACACCTCTGGATGATGACCCAGATGGCCCGTTGGGGGGACATCCCGCTGCCGCGCAACTGGGTGGAGATCCTCGAGCGGGTGTGCCAGGTGGGCGTGTACAGCACCGCCGCCCGCGAACTGGGCCTCGAAGCGATCAGCTACCAGCGGCATGACATCGCGCTGTTCGACGGCCAGCCCTTCAACGCCGACGACCCGATCGGCTACCTCAACGCCCAGACGATCAAGCGCGATTTCAGCATCGCCGAAATCCCCCTGGCGCCACCGCGGCGCAGCTGA
- the ntrB gene encoding nitrate ABC transporter permease — translation MVSINTGRKGATASPFSKLLRNTGNWLPPFLGVGSFLLVWQILSMTGLIALPAPTSLFTEERTRNLIFYPFYDRGGLDKGLFWQTMASLGRVAQGYTLAAIVGIGVGITIGLKPGINRAFDPLFQFLRMVAPLAWVPIALVLFQKNQPAAIFVIFITAVWPILINTAEGVRQIPQDYRNVALVLQMSSRRFFTKVLIPSALPYIFTGLRISIGLAWLAIIAAEIVMPGTVGIGFFIWDAYQQNYVGEIVLGVIWIGAIGLVLDRLMAWLQTRISAGQ, via the coding sequence ATGGTTTCGATCAACACTGGCCGCAAGGGAGCCACCGCCAGCCCCTTCAGCAAGCTGCTACGCAACACGGGCAACTGGCTGCCCCCCTTTCTTGGCGTCGGCAGTTTTCTACTGGTGTGGCAGATCCTCTCGATGACCGGGCTGATCGCTTTACCGGCCCCCACCAGCCTGTTCACCGAGGAACGCACCCGCAACCTGATCTTTTATCCCTTCTATGACCGCGGCGGCCTCGACAAAGGCCTGTTCTGGCAGACCATGGCCAGCCTGGGCCGCGTGGCTCAGGGTTACACCCTGGCGGCCATCGTCGGCATCGGCGTGGGCATCACGATCGGCCTGAAGCCCGGCATCAACCGCGCCTTCGATCCCCTGTTCCAGTTCCTGCGCATGGTGGCGCCGCTGGCCTGGGTGCCGATCGCCCTGGTGCTGTTTCAGAAGAACCAACCGGCCGCCATCTTCGTGATCTTCATCACCGCGGTGTGGCCGATCCTGATCAACACAGCGGAAGGGGTGCGTCAGATCCCGCAGGACTACCGCAACGTCGCCCTGGTGCTGCAGATGTCGAGCCGGCGCTTCTTCACCAAGGTGCTGATTCCTTCGGCTCTCCCCTACATCTTCACCGGCCTGCGCATCTCGATCGGCCTGGCCTGGCTGGCGATCATCGCCGCCGAGATCGTGATGCCCGGCACCGTGGGCATCGGCTTCTTCATCTGGGATGCGTACCAGCAGAACTACGTGGGCGAGATTGTGCTCGGCGTGATCTGGATCGGTGCAATCGGCCTGGTGCTGGATCGGCTGATGGCCTGGCTGCAGACCCGCATCTCCGCCGGCCAGTGA
- a CDS encoding CmpA/NrtA family ABC transporter substrate-binding protein, producing MTRRRRFLALMGSAVLGSSLLAGCLGNPPEPGGGTAGKPAAVIADANLETNTISLGFIPILEAAPLVVAVEKGFFAKHGLDVKLTKQASWPSARDNVVLGSAGGGIDGGQWQMPMPQMISEGALTNGRKVPMYVLAMLMSQGNGIAAANSVKDANLTYDVKAAGTFFRDFAKKEGRKFRASYTFPKANQDLWIRYWLAAGGINPDTDVELLTVPATETLQGMTNGSMEAFSTGDPWPSRIVADNKGYLAATTAEIWKAHPEEYLAVRADWVDKHPKATVALLKGLIEAQQWMDKAENRSEVARILSSRKWYNIPVPILEAALKGQYKLGADMKTQNDPAMGPLYWASDRGVISYPYKSLTLWFLLESLRWKFYPGAVDSIEQAKAINDKVTREDLWRQAATELGLPAAEIPTGSSRGKETFFDGITYDPENPQAYLDSLKIKK from the coding sequence ATGACGAGACGACGCCGTTTTCTCGCCCTGATGGGCAGTGCCGTGCTGGGCAGTTCCCTGCTCGCCGGCTGCCTGGGCAACCCGCCCGAACCCGGTGGGGGCACCGCTGGTAAACCCGCAGCCGTCATCGCCGACGCCAACCTCGAGACCAACACGATCAGCCTCGGCTTCATCCCGATCCTGGAAGCCGCGCCGCTGGTGGTGGCCGTGGAGAAGGGCTTCTTCGCCAAGCATGGCCTGGACGTGAAGCTCACCAAGCAGGCCAGCTGGCCCTCCGCCCGCGACAACGTGGTGCTCGGCTCAGCTGGCGGGGGCATCGACGGCGGCCAGTGGCAGATGCCCATGCCCCAGATGATCAGCGAGGGCGCTCTCACCAACGGCCGCAAGGTGCCGATGTATGTCCTGGCGATGCTGATGAGCCAGGGGAACGGCATCGCCGCAGCCAACAGCGTCAAGGACGCCAACCTCACTTACGACGTCAAGGCGGCAGGAACATTCTTCCGGGATTTCGCCAAGAAGGAGGGCCGCAAGTTCCGCGCTTCCTACACCTTTCCGAAGGCCAACCAGGATCTCTGGATCCGCTACTGGCTGGCTGCCGGCGGCATCAATCCCGACACCGACGTGGAGCTGCTGACGGTGCCGGCCACCGAAACCCTGCAGGGGATGACCAACGGCAGCATGGAGGCCTTCTCCACCGGTGATCCCTGGCCCTCACGGATCGTCGCAGACAACAAAGGCTATCTAGCCGCCACCACCGCAGAGATCTGGAAGGCGCACCCGGAGGAATATCTTGCCGTTCGTGCCGACTGGGTGGACAAGCATCCCAAGGCCACCGTTGCCCTGCTCAAGGGACTGATTGAGGCCCAGCAGTGGATGGACAAGGCCGAGAACCGCAGCGAGGTGGCCAGGATCCTCAGCTCCCGCAAGTGGTACAACATCCCCGTGCCGATCCTAGAGGCGGCACTCAAGGGGCAGTACAAGCTCGGCGCCGACATGAAAACCCAGAACGATCCCGCCATGGGTCCGCTCTACTGGGCCAGCGATCGGGGCGTGATCTCCTACCCCTACAAGAGCCTGACACTCTGGTTCCTGCTGGAATCACTGCGTTGGAAATTCTATCCCGGCGCGGTGGATTCGATCGAGCAGGCTAAGGCCATCAACGACAAAGTGACACGCGAAGACCTGTGGCGCCAAGCCGCCACGGAGCTCGGACTGCCCGCCGCCGAGATCCCCACCGGCTCCAGCCGTGGCAAGGAAACCTTCTTCGACGGGATCACCTACGACCCGGAAAATCCTCAGGCCTATCTCGACAGCCTGAAGATCAAGAAGTAG